A genomic region of Streptomyces sp. NBC_00237 contains the following coding sequences:
- a CDS encoding RidA family protein, which translates to MSAVEEKIVSLGLTLPEVVPPIAAYQPAVQSGVYVFTAGQLPMVDGALPVTGKVGAEVTAEEAKDLARICALNALAAVKSVAGDLDRIARVVKVVGFVASATDFTGQPGVINGASELLGEVLGDKGVHARSAVGVTVLPLDAPVEVEIQVELTEA; encoded by the coding sequence CGGCCTGACCCTGCCCGAGGTCGTCCCGCCGATCGCCGCGTACCAGCCGGCCGTGCAGTCCGGCGTGTACGTGTTCACCGCGGGCCAGCTCCCGATGGTGGACGGCGCCCTGCCGGTCACCGGCAAGGTCGGCGCGGAGGTCACCGCCGAGGAGGCCAAGGACCTGGCGCGGATCTGCGCGCTGAACGCCCTGGCCGCGGTCAAGTCCGTCGCCGGTGACCTGGACCGCATCGCGCGCGTCGTGAAGGTCGTCGGTTTCGTGGCCTCGGCCACCGACTTCACCGGCCAGCCCGGTGTCATCAACGGCGCGAGCGAGCTGCTCGGCGAGGTCCTCGGCGACAAGGGCGTGCACGCCCGCAGTGCCGTCGGCGTGACCGTCCTGCCGTTGGACGCCCCGGTCGAGGTCGAGATCCAGGTGGAGCTCACCGAGGCGTGA
- a CDS encoding NUDIX hydrolase, with protein MSHGQWYPPEWPDRIRALANGELTVAAPKRAATVLLLSDGTAADRDGLSVHMLRRRASMAFAGGAYAYPGGGVDPRDDDSQVRWAGPALPEWAERLGLADDLGGAQAVVCAAVRETFEEAGVLLAGPTEDTVVGDTTGEDWEADRQALVARELGFAEFLDRRELVLRSDLLGAWARWITPEFEPRRYDTWFFVAALPDGQRTRNASTEADRTVWIAPAQAAAGYDRGELLMMPPTISTLRQLQPYRTAAEVLAGAPDQDMAPVLAQARLADGELVLSWPGHDEFTKRIPAGAGRADAEGGTR; from the coding sequence ATGTCCCATGGTCAGTGGTACCCGCCCGAATGGCCCGACCGGATTCGCGCATTGGCGAACGGTGAGCTCACCGTCGCGGCCCCGAAGCGGGCCGCGACCGTGCTGCTCCTGAGCGACGGCACCGCCGCCGACCGGGACGGACTCTCCGTCCACATGCTGCGCAGACGCGCCTCCATGGCATTCGCCGGAGGCGCGTACGCGTATCCGGGCGGCGGCGTCGACCCCCGGGACGACGACTCGCAGGTGCGCTGGGCGGGCCCGGCCCTGCCGGAGTGGGCCGAGCGGCTGGGCCTGGCCGACGACCTGGGCGGGGCGCAGGCGGTGGTCTGCGCGGCGGTCCGGGAGACCTTCGAGGAGGCGGGCGTCCTCCTCGCAGGGCCCACCGAGGACACCGTGGTGGGCGACACCACCGGCGAGGACTGGGAGGCCGACCGGCAGGCCCTGGTGGCCCGGGAGCTGGGCTTCGCCGAGTTCCTCGACCGACGCGAACTCGTACTGCGCTCCGACCTGCTGGGTGCGTGGGCGCGCTGGATCACCCCGGAGTTCGAACCCAGGCGGTACGACACCTGGTTCTTCGTGGCCGCGCTGCCCGACGGGCAGCGGACCCGCAACGCCTCCACGGAGGCGGACCGCACCGTGTGGATCGCCCCGGCTCAGGCGGCCGCCGGTTACGACCGGGGGGAGTTGCTGATGATGCCGCCCACCATCTCCACGCTGCGGCAGCTCCAGCCGTACCGGACGGCGGCAGAGGTCCTGGCGGGCGCACCCGACCAGGACATGGCCCCCGTACTCGCCCAGGCCCGCCTCGCCGACGGCGAGCTGGTGCTGAGCTGGCCGGGCCACGATGAGTTCACCAAGCGCATCCCGGCCGGGGCCGGGCGGGCCGACGCCGAGGGAGGCACCCGGTGA
- a CDS encoding MBL fold metallo-hydrolase, with protein sequence MTDAAALPGQPRGGVLSGPATARAVNVLAPNPSAMTLDGTNTWIVSEPDSDLAVVVDPGPLDDVHLQAVIGTAEKAGKRVALTLLTHGHPDHAEGAARFAELTRTSVRALDPALRLGDEGLGAGDVITTGGVELRVVPTPGHTADSLCFHLPADQAVLTGDTVLGRGTTMVAHPDGRLGDYLDSLRRLRSLTVDDGVRLVLPGHGPVLDDAQGAIEFYLAHRASRLAQVETAVENGHVSASDVVAHVYADVDRSLWPAAELSVRAQLAYLREHGLI encoded by the coding sequence GTGACGGACGCAGCGGCCCTGCCGGGGCAGCCGAGGGGCGGAGTCCTCTCCGGGCCCGCCACCGCACGCGCGGTCAACGTCCTGGCACCGAACCCCTCCGCGATGACGCTGGACGGCACGAACACGTGGATCGTGTCCGAGCCCGACTCCGACCTGGCCGTCGTCGTGGACCCGGGTCCCTTGGACGACGTACACCTGCAGGCGGTGATCGGCACGGCGGAGAAGGCGGGCAAGCGGGTGGCGCTGACCCTGCTGACGCACGGGCACCCGGACCACGCGGAGGGCGCCGCGCGGTTCGCGGAGCTGACCCGGACCTCCGTACGGGCGCTGGACCCCGCGCTGCGGCTCGGGGACGAGGGGCTGGGCGCCGGTGATGTGATCACCACCGGCGGAGTCGAGCTGCGGGTGGTGCCCACGCCGGGGCACACCGCCGACTCTCTCTGCTTCCATCTGCCCGCCGATCAGGCCGTGTTGACGGGGGACACGGTCCTGGGGCGCGGCACGACGATGGTGGCGCACCCGGACGGGCGGCTCGGGGACTACCTCGACTCGCTGCGGCGGCTGCGGTCGCTGACGGTGGACGACGGGGTGCGGCTCGTCCTGCCGGGGCACGGGCCCGTGCTCGACGACGCCCAGGGCGCGATCGAGTTCTACCTGGCGCACCGGGCGAGTCGGCTGGCGCAGGTGGAGACGGCCGTGGAGAACGGGCACGTGAGTGCGTCCGACGTGGTGGCGCATGTCTACGCGGACGTGGACCGGTCCCTGTGGCCCGCGGCCGAGCTCTCGGTGCGGGCGCAGCTGGCGTATCTGCGCGAGCACGGGCTCATCTGA
- a CDS encoding prohibitin family protein codes for MFVLSILLVLAAVVLYLVGRSQDTRGLKLGAVGALLAGLIAGASSCLYVMSAYEVGVPVTFGKVGGPMLSGMHLRSPFTTVTSFSTRPVDLNLSDKDVVEVRSSQGGVMEVELTVKWAVTPDKVVELYRLAGSEESVQTRLVQPDSREIIRNVFARHTSEQGYSSAREKINAEIGGLIKERLAPRGIAVAAVNLRNVKPSAQLQGQIDRKIQQQQSTERAEEATKTATAEAKRRKIEAEGIAQANRILNDSLSDKVLANQCIEAYKEAAQKHPVYAVPCGSGSKTPVIVGKD; via the coding sequence GTGTTTGTGCTGTCCATCCTGCTCGTACTCGCCGCCGTGGTGCTCTACCTCGTGGGCCGTTCGCAGGACACTCGCGGGCTGAAACTCGGTGCGGTCGGCGCACTGCTGGCCGGACTGATCGCGGGAGCTTCCAGCTGTCTGTACGTGATGAGCGCCTACGAGGTCGGAGTGCCGGTCACCTTCGGCAAGGTCGGCGGGCCGATGCTGTCCGGGATGCACCTGCGCTCGCCCTTCACGACCGTCACGTCCTTCTCCACCCGCCCCGTCGACCTCAACCTGTCCGACAAGGACGTCGTGGAGGTCCGTTCCTCGCAGGGCGGCGTCATGGAGGTCGAGCTGACCGTGAAGTGGGCGGTGACCCCGGACAAGGTCGTGGAGCTCTACCGCCTCGCGGGCAGTGAGGAGTCCGTACAGACGCGTCTGGTGCAGCCGGACAGCCGGGAGATCATCCGCAACGTGTTCGCCCGGCACACGAGCGAACAGGGCTATTCCTCGGCCCGCGAGAAGATCAACGCCGAGATCGGCGGTCTCATCAAGGAGCGGCTCGCCCCGCGCGGGATCGCCGTCGCCGCCGTCAACCTGCGCAACGTGAAGCCCTCGGCGCAGCTCCAGGGGCAGATCGACCGCAAGATCCAGCAGCAGCAGTCCACCGAGCGGGCCGAGGAGGCGACCAAGACGGCCACCGCCGAGGCCAAGCGCCGCAAGATCGAGGCCGAGGGCATCGCCCAGGCCAACCGCATCCTGAACGACTCGCTCAGCGACAAGGTGCTCGCGAACCAGTGCATCGAGGCGTACAAGGAGGCGGCGCAGAAGCACCCGGTGTACGCGGTCCCGTGCGGTTCCGGCAGCAAGACGCCGGTGATCGTGGGCAAGGACTGA